One region of Oryzias latipes chromosome 6, ASM223467v1 genomic DNA includes:
- the LOC101161483 gene encoding protein bicaudal D homolog 1 isoform X2: MAAGGGCARSMDQYRAEVERLMQELAEANREKIRAAECGLAVLEENQTLKQKHAELETEQESLRKELEQLQEAFGQAYSNQRKVAEDGETIEETLLQESASKEAYYMGRLLELQTEVTLSRSVVSNAQAESERLNALLQELQESNEILELQRSRMREEIKEYKFRETRLLQDYTELEEENITLQKLVSTLKQSQVEYEGLKHEIKVLEEETVLLNSQLEDALRLKEISESQLEEALDALKSEREQKNNLRKELAHHISLTDNVYGAGAHLALTVTGVEGLKFPEEPNAANSGHPAANGNMEDSNRCNGHLHGNAGLTKMNGDYRAGRKGEGLVPDLFSELNLSEMQKLKQQMLQVEREKAALLMNLQESQTQLQHTQGALSEQSERLHRLTERVNAMKRLNGDKELDDPQESEKPDGGSLLSSANSHADQDSQGFEILECKYKVAVTEVIDLKAELKALKEKHNQAVEGQGDSNTDDRVQALTEQISQLERKYHESQERAASLEAELRATAATATESQGMLNAAQDELVTFSEELAQLYHHVCLCNNETPNRVMLDYYRQSRITRGGSLKGPEDPRALLSPRLARRLAAASAACSPDAPRSPMDSPSKDIHQSEATANAVDSSSCHGSPNRSATGSPVITIFPCPSPVSSEAGGDLRKEPMNIYNLNVIIRDQIKHLQRAVDRSLQLSRQRAAARELAPMLDRDKESCMEDILKLKSLLSTKREQIATLRLVLKANKQTAENALANLKSKYENEKAMVTETMMKLRNELKALKEDAATFSSLRAMFATRCDEYVTQLDEMQRQLAAAEDEKKTLNSLLRMAIQQKLALTQRLEDLEFDHEQTHRGRGAKVPKIKSSPPKIVSSLLPQYRHSPHK, encoded by the exons ATGGCCGCCGGGGGAGGATGCGCGCGCTCGATGGATCAGTACCGGGCCGAGGTGGAGAGGCTTATGCAGGAGCTGGCCGAGGCGAACCGGGAGAAGATCCGCGCGGCGGAGTGCGGTCTGGCCGTcctggaggagaaccagacgcTGAAGCAGAAACACGCGGAGCTCGAGACGGAGCAGGAGAGCCTCAGGAAGGagctggagcagctgcaggag GCGTTTGGCCAAGCGTACAGCAACCAGCGTAAAGTGGCTGAAGATGGAGAGACCATCGAGGAGACGCTGCTGCAGGAGTCAGCCTCCAAAGAGGCCTACTACATGGGCCGCTTGCTGGAGCTGCAGACGGAGGTGACGTTAAGTCGCTCAGTGGTGTCCAACGCTCAGGCGGAGAGCGAGAGGCTCAacgctctgctgcaggagctgcaggag AGCAATGAGATTCTGGAGCTGCAGCGGAGCAGGATGAGGGAGGAGATCAAGGAGTACAAATTCCGAGAGACCCGGCTGCTTCAGGACTACacggagctggaggaggagaacatcacGCTGCAGAAGCTGGTGTCCACGCTCAAACAGAGCCAG GTTGAGTACGAAGgactaaaacatgaaatcaaggTCCTGGAGGAGGAGACGGTCCTGCTCAACAGCCAGCTGGAAGATGCTCTGCGCCTGAAGGAGATCTCGGAGAGCCAGCTGGAAGAAGCGCTGGACGCCCTGAAGAGCGAGCGCGAGCAGAAGAACAACCTGAGGAAGGAGCTGGCCCACCACATCAGCCTGACGGACAACGTTTACGGAGCGGGGGCCCACCTGGCCCTCACCGTCACCGGCGTCGAGGGCCTCAAGTTCCCAGAAGAGCCCAACGCCGCAAACAGCGGCCACCCCGCAGCCAACGGCAACATGGAGGACAGCAACCGCTGCAACGGTCACCTCCACGGCAACGCTGGCCTGACGAAAATGAACGGCGACTACCGGGCGGGCCGGAAAGGGGAGGGGCTCGTGCCCGACCTGTTCAGCGAGCTCAATCTGTCGGAGATGCAGAAGCTGAAACAGCAGATGCTGCAG GTGGAACGTGAAAAAGCGGCGCTGCTCATGAACCTGCAGGAGTCgcagacccagctccagcacaCGCAGGGAGCCCTGAGCGAGCAGAGCGAGCGCCTCCATCGCCTCACGGAGCGCGTCAACGCCATGAAGCGTCTGAACGGAGACAAAGAGCTGGACGACCCACAGGAGAGCGAGAAACCCGACGGAGGCTCACTGCTGTCGTCGGCTAACAGCCACGCAGACCAGGACAGCCAAGGCTTTGAGATTCTGGAGTGTAAGTACAAAGTGGCGGTTACGGAGGTTATCGACCTGAAGGCGGAGCTTAAGGCCCTGAAGGAAAAGCACAATCAAGCAGTGGAGGGACAAGGAGACAGCAACACTGATGACCGGGTCCAGGCGCTGACTGAACAG ATATCGCAGTTGGAGCGAAAGTACCATGAGAGCCAGGAAAGGGCGGCGAGCCTAGAGGCGGAGCTCCGAGCGACAGCAGCCACTGCCACGGAGAGCCAGGGCATGCTGAACGCGGCTCAGGATGAGCTGGTGACGTTCAGCGAGGAGCTGGCCCAGCTGTACCACCACGTCTGTCTCTGCAACAACGAGACCCCTAACCGCGTCATGCTGGACTACTACCGCCAGAGCCGCATCACACGCGGCGGCAGCCTCAAAGGCCCCGAGGATCCTCGCGCTCTGCTGTCCCCCCGCCTGGCACGGCGGCTCGCCGCGGCCTCTGCCGCCTGCTCCCCTGATGCCCCACGGAGTCCCATGGACTCCCCATCCAAAGACATTCACCAAAGCGAGGCGACCGCCAACGCAGTCGACTCGTCTTCATGCCATGGCAGCCCCAACAGGAGCGCCACCGGCTCTCCTGTCATCACCATCTTCCCCTGTCCGTCACCCGTGTCCTCAGAGGCAGGCGGAGACCTGCGGAAGGAGCCCATGAACATTTACAACCTGAATGTCATCATTCGAGACCAGATCAAACATCTCCAGAGGGCCGTAGACCGCTCGCTGCAGCTGTCCAGGCAGAGAGCTGCAGCCAGGGAGCTGGCTCCCATGCTGGACAGAGACAAAGAGTCCTGCATGGAGGACATCCTCAAGCTCAAGTCCCTGCTCAGCACCAAGAGGGAGCAGATAGCCACTCTCAGGCTGGTGCTCAAAGCCAACAAACAG ACAGCAGAAAACGCTCTGGCCAACCTGAAGAGCAAGTATGAGAATGAAAAGGCCATGGTGACAGAGACCATGATGAAGCTGAGGAACGAGCTGAAGGCCCTCAAAGAGGATGCAGCCACCTTCTCCTCGCTCAGGGCCATGTTTGCCACGAG GTGTGACGAATACGTGACGCAGCTGGACGAGATGCAGCGGCAGCTGGCAGCGGCGGAGGACGAGAAGAAGACGCTGAATTCCCTCCTGCGCATGGCCATCCAGCAGAAGCTGGCCTTGACGCAGcgcctggaggatctggagttTGACCACGAGCAGACTCACCGCGGCCGCGGAGCCAAAGTGCCCAAGATCAAAAGCAGCCCACCCAAA ATTGTCAGCAGCCTGCTGCCTCAGTACCGTCACTCTCCTCACAAGTGA